In Lentisphaerota bacterium, one DNA window encodes the following:
- a CDS encoding 6-phosphofructokinase — protein MTPGNMLIAQSGGPSMVINQSLVGAVLAARDAAAIGKIYGALHGIQGILEERLIDLRKPSRKTLEAVAATPSSALGSVRRKPTPEDCAAIFRVLHARDIRYFFYIGGNDSAETVHIINEEARRARYGIACFHIPKTIDNDLRANDHTPGFGSAARFVASAIMGDNLDNRALGGVKIDVIMGRHAGFLTAASALARVYPDDGPHLIYLPERPFSLDRFAADVQRVMKTVGRCVVAVSEGICDADGTPIIAKFISETDSHGNVQLSGTGALGDLLAQVVKEKAGVSRVRADTFGYLQRSFPGIASPTDAREARRVGSTAVAAALSGKHTSGSVAITRKPGRRYAVTFTIVPLRAVAKNTRHMPPAFINKAGNDVTRAFLDYARPLVGPLPAIGRLT, from the coding sequence ATGACCCCAGGCAATATGCTCATCGCCCAGAGCGGCGGTCCCTCGATGGTGATCAACCAGAGCCTCGTCGGCGCGGTGCTCGCCGCCCGTGACGCGGCGGCCATCGGCAAGATCTACGGGGCGCTCCACGGCATTCAGGGGATCTTGGAGGAGCGCCTCATTGACCTGCGCAAGCCGAGCCGCAAGACCCTCGAGGCCGTCGCCGCAACCCCCTCCTCGGCACTCGGATCGGTGCGGCGCAAGCCGACGCCCGAAGACTGCGCGGCGATCTTCCGCGTGCTGCACGCCCGCGACATCCGCTATTTCTTCTACATCGGCGGCAACGACTCGGCCGAGACGGTCCACATCATCAATGAAGAGGCCCGCCGCGCCCGTTATGGCATCGCCTGCTTCCACATCCCCAAGACGATCGACAACGACCTGCGCGCAAACGACCACACGCCCGGTTTCGGCTCGGCCGCCCGCTTCGTCGCTTCCGCGATCATGGGCGACAACCTCGACAACCGAGCCCTGGGCGGCGTGAAGATCGACGTCATCATGGGCCGTCACGCGGGCTTCCTCACCGCCGCATCGGCGCTGGCGCGCGTCTATCCCGACGACGGGCCGCACCTGATCTACCTCCCCGAGCGCCCCTTCTCGCTCGACCGTTTCGCCGCCGACGTGCAGCGGGTGATGAAGACGGTGGGGCGGTGCGTGGTGGCGGTTTCCGAAGGCATTTGCGACGCCGACGGCACGCCGATTATTGCCAAATTCATCTCGGAGACCGACTCTCACGGCAACGTCCAGCTATCCGGAACCGGCGCGCTGGGTGACCTGCTGGCCCAGGTTGTGAAGGAGAAAGCGGGCGTTTCGCGGGTCCGCGCCGACACCTTCGGCTACCTCCAGCGCAGCTTCCCCGGCATCGCTTCGCCGACCGATGCGCGCGAAGCCCGGCGGGTCGGCTCCACCGCCGTGGCCGCCGCCCTCTCCGGGAAGCACACCAGCGGCTCGGTGGCGATCACGCGCAAACCCGGTCGGCGCTATGCCGTCACCTTCACCATCGTCCCGCTCCGCGCCGTCGCCAAGAACACCCGTCACATGCCGCCGGCCTTCATCAACAAGGCCGGCAACGACG